The Kribbella amoyensis genomic sequence GATGCTTCCGGCCGGTGACTCGGGGTCTGGGTCTGGGTCTGGCTCGGGCTCGGGTGGCTCCGGCGCTGGGAGCGCGGCCGGCGCGGTCATGGTTGTGCGTGGGTGGGTGCCGTCGGTGGACGACCCAGCGGCCAAGGCGCCGCTCGGCAGCGTGTCCCTCACGGGCGCGGTCGCCGCCTCCGAAGCGCAGGACTCCTCGGGTGAAGCGGCGAAGGGCCGCGTCCTCTCGTCGCTCCGCATCCCCACGATCGTCGATCTCGTCGACTACCGGGTGTACGACGCGTTCGTCGTCCTCACCTCGGTCGACCAGAGTTCGTCCCCCGCGGCCGGACTGACCCTGGTGACTCCCCCGAGCCCGCCGACGGATCACGCCGGCCTCCGCAACGTGGCGTACGCGTTCCAGTGGTGGCTCTTCGCTGGCTTCACTCTGTGGATGTGGGGCCGCATGGTCGTCGACGCCAACCGGCCGGGTGATCCCGACCACCAGGACGAGGACGACGACGCGGTACCCGGTACCGTTTCAGAGTGACCTCCCCCGCAGACCACAGCACGTCGGCCGGCCAGAAGAAGAAGCTCTCCCGGACCACACACAGCGCCCTGATCCGGTACCAGGTGCTCGCCTACGTCGTCGGCGTGATGCTGCTCCTGCTCACCTTCGTCGCGATGCCCGTCAAGTACATCGGCGACAACGAAGCCCCGATGAACCTCATCGGCCCGCTGCACGGCTTCCTCTACGCCGTCTACCTGCTCGCGACCCTCGACCTCGCCCGCCGGGTGAAGTGGTCCTTCCGCTACCTCCTCCTGGTTGCCATCGCCGGCACCATCCCCTTCCTCTCCTTCTACGCGGAACGCAAAGTCCACCGAGACCTCACCGCCTGACCCCGGTCACCCCCGAGCCCTCGTAGCCCTCCCGGCTGCGAGGGCTCCTTCGTTTCACGTGAAACCGCACGAACCGCAAATGCCTTTGTCGACATATCGCTGAATTCTCGCCGACAGCCAGTTCTCCAGGACGCCCTGAGAGCAAAAGCCGCCCAGACCGACCGCCCCGCGAACGGCTCTCAAGCCCGCTGACAGAACCATCCTTCAGCCTCCGAGAACCGGAGTTGGGCGTCAGATGTCGACTTGGCGCTGTCCGCCCGATAGGCGCTGTGAGTCAGACTCGCGACCGAGATCGAGATCGGAGTTGGCGGGGCAGGGTGCGAGGTGGGCAAGCGCGCTGCACCCGAGGCGGCAAACGCGCTGCACCCGGCCTGGCACGTTCGAAGCCCTGACTCGCCGAACCCAACCCGCCGGCGCCGATCCGGACCTGTCCAGTCGAACGTCGCTACTCGTGCACGACGAGACCCACCACCCAGGCGCGCTTGATGCCGAGATCGTCTGCAGCATTCGAGTCGACCAATCGCGTGATCGGCGGCGTACCTGCAGCCAACGCCGCCGGCCCCGGGCGTGGTCGCTATCAAGGTGTCGACGAAGCTTGAGAGTGAGGCCATAGCGACGGTCCAGAACGAGGCCATCCAGACAGATTGGATGGGTGATCTCGGTGGAGGATTGGGCTCTGATCCGGCGGCTGGTCGCGGACGGTGTTCCGCGGCGTCAGGTTGCGCGGGATCTGGGGATTGGCAGGTCGACGGTAGCGCGGGCGTTGGCTTCGGACCGGCCGCCGAAGTACGAGCGTGCCGCAGGGCCGACGGCGTT encodes the following:
- a CDS encoding SURF1 family protein, which translates into the protein MPVAPTADPVETPAVPPAQPLWRTILTPRWTALLVLAVAIAAMMSVLGVWQLDVYRSKTAEATAKQAAIAPVPLQSLFPIDSGLPAKAVARRVTVAGTWGPAADQIFIADRLHDGQAGFWVVSSVMLPAGDSGSGSGSGSGSGGSGAGSAAGAVMVVRGWVPSVDDPAAKAPLGSVSLTGAVAASEAQDSSGEAAKGRVLSSLRIPTIVDLVDYRVYDAFVVLTSVDQSSSPAAGLTLVTPPSPPTDHAGLRNVAYAFQWWLFAGFTLWMWGRMVVDANRPGDPDHQDEDDDAVPGTVSE
- a CDS encoding DUF3817 domain-containing protein, producing the protein MTSPADHSTSAGQKKKLSRTTHSALIRYQVLAYVVGVMLLLLTFVAMPVKYIGDNEAPMNLIGPLHGFLYAVYLLATLDLARRVKWSFRYLLLVAIAGTIPFLSFYAERKVHRDLTA
- a CDS encoding helix-turn-helix domain-containing protein, with the translated sequence MEDWALIRRLVADGVPRRQVARDLGIGRSTVARALASDRPPKYERAAGPTAFTPFETLYGSCWPGRRTCRPR